In Streptomyces sp. NBC_00224, the following are encoded in one genomic region:
- a CDS encoding MFS transporter encodes MSTYTGTSAPAPAIDAAPARALRSRWAALGVLSTGMLMTVLDGSIVTVAMPAIQNDLGFSPAGLSWVVNAYLIAFGSLLLLAGRLGDLIGRKRMFLAGTAVFTAASLLAGFAASPGLLIAARFLQGVGSAMASAVGLGILVTLFTEPRERTRAIAVFSFTGAAGASLGQVLGGVLTDALDWHWVFFINLPIGLAALLVALPALPADRGLGLRAGADTAGAVLVTAGLMTGIYAVVRVEEYGWTAAHTLGLGALSLALLGAFAIRQTKARTPLVPLRILRSRAVAGANLVQMLMVAALFSFQVLVALYMQRVLGYSAAATGLAMLPAALAIGAVSLGLAARLNSRFGERNVLLAGLGLLLVGLGLLARLPVHADYVTDLLPVMLLASGFGLALPALTTLAMSGADERDAGLASGLFNTTQQIGAALGVAVLSTLAASRTEARTTDGDSPAQALTGGLHLAFGVGAALLLAALVVAATLLRASRRTR; translated from the coding sequence ATGTCCACGTACACCGGTACATCCGCCCCCGCCCCCGCCATCGATGCCGCCCCGGCCCGCGCACTCCGTTCCCGCTGGGCCGCCCTCGGCGTGCTGTCCACCGGAATGCTGATGACGGTGCTCGACGGCAGCATCGTCACCGTGGCCATGCCGGCCATCCAGAACGACCTCGGCTTCTCCCCCGCCGGCCTCAGCTGGGTGGTCAACGCCTACCTGATCGCCTTCGGCAGCCTGCTGCTGCTCGCCGGGCGCCTGGGCGACCTCATCGGCCGCAAGCGGATGTTCCTCGCGGGCACCGCCGTCTTCACCGCGGCCTCCCTCCTCGCGGGCTTCGCCGCCTCCCCCGGCCTGCTGATCGCCGCCCGCTTCCTCCAGGGCGTGGGAAGCGCCATGGCCTCCGCCGTGGGCCTCGGCATCCTCGTCACCCTCTTCACCGAGCCCCGCGAACGCACCCGCGCCATCGCCGTCTTCTCCTTCACCGGAGCCGCCGGGGCCTCGCTGGGCCAAGTGCTGGGCGGGGTCCTCACCGACGCGCTCGACTGGCACTGGGTCTTCTTCATCAACCTGCCCATCGGCCTCGCCGCACTCCTGGTCGCCCTGCCCGCGCTTCCCGCCGACCGGGGGCTCGGCCTGCGCGCCGGCGCCGACACGGCGGGCGCGGTACTGGTCACGGCCGGTCTGATGACGGGCATCTACGCGGTCGTACGGGTCGAGGAGTACGGCTGGACCGCCGCTCACACCCTCGGACTCGGCGCGCTGTCCCTCGCTCTCCTGGGCGCGTTCGCCATACGCCAGACCAAGGCCCGCACCCCGCTCGTACCGCTGCGGATCCTGCGCTCGCGTGCCGTGGCCGGGGCCAACCTGGTGCAAATGCTGATGGTCGCCGCGCTGTTCTCCTTCCAGGTCCTCGTCGCTCTCTACATGCAGCGGGTCCTCGGCTACTCGGCCGCCGCCACCGGACTCGCCATGCTGCCCGCCGCCCTCGCCATCGGCGCGGTCTCGCTCGGCCTCGCGGCGCGGCTCAACTCCCGCTTCGGGGAGCGGAACGTGCTGCTCGCGGGCCTCGGCCTGCTGCTGGTGGGGCTCGGCCTGCTGGCCCGGCTGCCCGTACACGCCGACTACGTCACCGACCTGCTCCCGGTCATGCTGCTCGCCTCCGGCTTCGGCCTGGCCCTGCCCGCACTGACCACCCTCGCGATGTCGGGCGCCGACGAGCGGGACGCCGGGCTCGCCTCGGGCCTGTTCAACACCACCCAGCAGATCGGCGCGGCCCTCGGGGTGGCCGTCCTGTCCACCCTCGCCGCCTCCCGGACCGAGGCCCGCACCACGGACGGCGACTCCCCGGCCCAAGCCCTCACCGGCGGCCTCCACCTCGCCTTCGGCGTCGGCGCCGCCCTCCTGCTGGCCGCCCTCGTCGTGGCCGCGACCCTGCTGCGCGCCTCCCGCCGCACCCGCTGA
- a CDS encoding MarR family winged helix-turn-helix transcriptional regulator, producing MTAMAPSRTEPDLSYLLDHTGHVLRTRMAAALDEIGLTARMHCVLVHALEEERTQAQLAELGDMDKTTMVVTVDALEKAGLAERRPSSTDRRARIIAVTDKGAALAVESTRIVDEVHAAALASLPPADREALLRTLRLLAGDALAVPSESPRPARRARQ from the coding sequence ATGACCGCGATGGCGCCTTCCCGTACCGAGCCCGACCTCTCCTATCTCCTGGACCACACCGGCCACGTCCTGCGCACCCGGATGGCCGCGGCCCTGGACGAGATCGGGCTGACCGCCCGTATGCACTGCGTCCTCGTCCACGCCCTGGAGGAGGAGCGCACCCAGGCCCAGCTCGCCGAGCTCGGCGACATGGACAAGACGACGATGGTGGTCACCGTCGACGCCCTGGAGAAGGCGGGCCTGGCCGAGCGGCGCCCGTCGAGTACGGACCGCCGCGCCCGGATCATCGCGGTCACCGACAAGGGCGCCGCCCTCGCCGTCGAGAGCACCCGCATCGTCGACGAGGTCCACGCCGCGGCCCTCGCATCCCTGCCGCCCGCCGACCGCGAGGCCCTGCTGCGCACCCTGCGCCTGCTCGCCGGGGACGCGCTGGCGGTCCCGTCGGAAAGCCCCCGCCCGGCGCGGCGGGCGCGGCAGTAG
- a CDS encoding squalene/phytoene synthase family protein has protein sequence MTTRWSRALDRAGISDPALRRAYSGQRQLVARFARAEYTAVRLLLPPPLIPHIVAATAFMHHTDTLIDQGPMKERLEAADSWRRQVTTALDRGSSEHPLLGALTHTISRHPQLQGYVQQFLSGADVEVEWESFSGEADFQHYVTAYSLPAFMLVACLLAPATPSREYVTGCRAFIEAGQRLDFLDDIAEDLEQGRTGITHEALGRHGLTPQDLRHRPAQGFEGLLHEQAVLVRAGLEESRGIEQHVHISSRPMVRALIDLQTLRLGAVKKAGTALLNGSARPPLAEALRVLGREYRAAQRQGRTPGR, from the coding sequence ATGACGACCAGGTGGTCACGCGCCCTCGACCGGGCGGGGATCAGTGATCCCGCACTGCGCCGCGCCTACAGCGGCCAGCGGCAGCTCGTGGCACGGTTCGCCCGCGCCGAGTACACGGCCGTACGCCTGCTCCTCCCGCCGCCGCTGATCCCCCACATCGTCGCCGCCACCGCCTTCATGCACCACACGGACACCCTCATCGACCAAGGGCCCATGAAGGAACGCCTTGAGGCGGCCGACAGCTGGCGACGGCAGGTCACCACGGCCCTGGACCGCGGCTCCAGCGAACACCCACTGCTCGGGGCACTGACCCACACCATCTCCCGGCACCCGCAACTCCAGGGGTACGTGCAGCAGTTCCTCAGCGGCGCCGACGTGGAAGTGGAGTGGGAAAGCTTCAGCGGCGAGGCGGACTTCCAGCACTACGTCACCGCCTACTCGCTGCCCGCGTTCATGCTCGTGGCCTGCCTGCTCGCTCCGGCGACGCCCAGCCGGGAGTACGTCACGGGCTGCCGCGCCTTCATCGAGGCCGGCCAGCGGCTCGACTTCCTGGACGACATCGCCGAAGACCTCGAACAGGGACGGACCGGGATCACGCACGAGGCCCTCGGCCGACACGGCCTCACACCCCAGGACCTGCGACACCGGCCGGCTCAGGGCTTCGAGGGCCTCCTGCACGAACAGGCGGTGCTCGTCCGGGCGGGGCTGGAGGAATCCCGCGGCATCGAGCAACACGTACACATCTCCAGCCGCCCCATGGTCCGCGCCCTCATCGACCTCCAAACGCTCCGGTTGGGCGCGGTGAAGAAAGCAGGGACCGCGCTCCTCAACGGATCCGCCCGCCCCCCGCTCGCGGAGGCGCTCCGCGTCCTGGGCCGGGAGTATCGGGCCGCACAGCGACAGGGGCGAACTCCGGGCCGGTAA
- a CDS encoding amidase domain-containing protein: MSTKSSRTHRRAAIRTAAAASVVAGAVLLPSWSASAATPAGQQMDAKTKATFQRLAGAVFTDRTHALVDRPGKETKPLTDGFVGKVALSSELARAEDSALHQLGDRRDRLARLGEKYSASSTSVALDRTRVSGRQAVVAVTETTTLTYEKVRGDEPRTTGFQAHHELTFQADGGGDWRLTGIRESDDGYRAVNQPTAATTTTVTTDDTMPSARRAATTRPAPPNPKNFTARGYDYKAMAAYAEKYWSTYNPAYPNFNAHGAGGDCTNFVSQSLKAGGWKHAPGYVNDYTKWFGTADIQSESFVGVNEWSWFAQNSKRATSLANVYQLDVGDVLQIDFDKNGSKDHTMIVTYRSPQGVPYLTYHSNNTRQRSVASIIASYPNAAYYAYRT; this comes from the coding sequence ATGTCGACGAAATCCAGCCGTACGCATCGTCGCGCGGCGATACGTACGGCGGCCGCCGCCTCGGTGGTCGCGGGCGCGGTGCTGCTGCCCAGTTGGAGCGCGAGCGCGGCCACCCCGGCCGGGCAACAGATGGACGCCAAGACGAAGGCCACGTTCCAGCGACTGGCCGGCGCGGTCTTCACCGACCGCACCCACGCCCTGGTCGACCGGCCGGGCAAGGAGACGAAGCCGCTGACCGACGGCTTCGTCGGCAAGGTCGCGCTCTCCTCCGAACTCGCCCGCGCCGAGGACAGTGCCCTGCACCAGCTCGGCGACCGCAGGGACCGGCTCGCGCGGCTCGGCGAGAAGTACAGCGCGTCCAGCACCTCCGTCGCCCTGGACCGCACCCGTGTCAGCGGCCGCCAGGCCGTCGTCGCGGTCACCGAGACCACGACGCTGACGTACGAGAAGGTCCGCGGCGACGAGCCGAGGACGACCGGGTTCCAGGCGCACCACGAGCTGACGTTCCAGGCCGACGGGGGCGGCGACTGGCGGCTGACCGGTATCCGCGAATCCGACGACGGCTATCGCGCGGTCAACCAGCCGACGGCCGCCACCACCACGACCGTCACCACCGACGACACCATGCCGTCGGCTCGGCGCGCGGCCACCACCCGGCCCGCGCCGCCCAACCCGAAGAACTTCACCGCCCGGGGCTACGACTACAAGGCGATGGCCGCGTATGCGGAGAAGTACTGGAGCACCTACAACCCGGCCTACCCGAACTTCAACGCGCACGGTGCGGGCGGCGACTGCACCAACTTCGTCAGCCAGTCCCTGAAGGCGGGCGGCTGGAAGCACGCGCCCGGTTATGTGAACGACTACACCAAGTGGTTCGGCACCGCCGACATTCAGTCGGAGTCGTTCGTCGGCGTCAACGAGTGGTCCTGGTTCGCGCAGAACTCCAAGCGCGCCACCAGCCTCGCCAACGTCTACCAGCTGGACGTCGGCGATGTGCTCCAGATCGACTTCGACAAGAACGGGTCCAAGGACCACACGATGATCGTCACGTACCGCAGCCCGCAGGGCGTGCCGTACCTGACGTACCACTCCAACAACACCCGCCAGCGGTCGGTGGCGAGCATCATCGCGTCCTACCCCAACGCCGCGTACTACGCCTACCGCACCTGA